The Ananas comosus cultivar F153 linkage group 22, ASM154086v1, whole genome shotgun sequence genome segment ATCAAATAaaactcgaaaaaaaaaaattcaaacgcaGTATTGGTATCttagttttctttattttctaagACCCGccgtaaaaatatataacaaagcAGGAAATCTTTTAATTACAGTGTGACAAAGACTATCATCTTTTAGTACCCAATAATTTGAAATCCAATTACTTATATAATCTTATAGAAAGATTACATtacaattatagaaaaatacttTGCTATATTTCAATTTTGGAGCATCATTTTGGTTGGAATTTTTTCTATTAGAAAACGATTCAACTTACGCTTAATTACGGACACTATAACGGTCTCCTCCCTCCATTCAATTCAATGCCTCgccaccgaccgtccctagaataagtggtaaagggtttggtggttggtactgaagacccaaatttaaattctaattaatttatatttctaactaaatttatttttaaataaaataaataaaacagttAGCGAGCTacttatctttcaaaaaaaaatttcaatgccTCGCCCTCCTAAAATTAGCTCCTGCCTCTTCTGTCCAGTATCCTAATTCCACCCTCTTCGCTGTAATTACGTTTTCCCCACTCCCCTAAACCCCCTCCGCAATgtcctcgtcctcttcctcctcttcctccattcccctcccctcctcctcctcctcctcctcctcatctcctCTCTTATccccctctcttcctctcctctacTCCTCACCCTCGCCATGAAACCctcgggaggaggaggaggaggaggaggaggatatcTCCAGCATCGTGCTCCGGAGGTGCCGTTCCACCTGTTGGAGATCACGGTGATCTCGGCGCAGGACCTGCACCCATGGTCGCGGCGCGTGCGCGCGTACGCGGCGGCGTGGGTGCGCCCCGACGAGAAGCTGCACACGCAGGTGGACCGCTCGGGCCACACCAACCCAACGTGGAACGACAAGTTCGTGTTCCGCGTCGACGGCGCCTTCCTCCGCTCCGACACCTCCGCGGTCACCGTCTCCATCCACGCCTCCCGCCCCCGCCTCGCCCCGCGCCCCGACCCCGTCCTCGGCGTCGTCCGCGTCCTCCTCTGCTCCTTCCTCCCCCGCCGCGTCGCCGCGCTCCAGGTGCGCCGCCCCGCCTCTCTCCGCCCCCAGGGGATCCTCAACGTCGCCGTGGCGCTCCTCGACCCCTACATCCTCAGCATGCCGCTCTCCCGCGCGCCCCCCGCCTTCGTCCTCAAGGACCTGCCCATGGCGGCGCCGCGGCCCAGGCCGGTGAATCGGAGTGGGAAGAGgatcgacgaggaggaggaggacgacgacgacgagggttTCGAGCAGGATCCGGAGAAGGGGGCGTTAATGGTGGATCGATCGGGGCCGTTGGAGGAGCGTAGGTCGGcggagatgagggagaggagagagctcGAGTCGAAGATCGAGAAGTGGAAAACGGAGCTCTCGCCAGAGCACGACGCGGCGGAGCGGAAGAGTCGGAGTCGGAGTCGGAGGAGCTCCTGCTTCTGCGGTGGGCCCGATTGGGAGcgttaatttaaattcaaaaattctgaaaaaaaaattcaaaaattgggACGAGGGAGGGCTAAAAAGCAAATTCGAAGAACTTAAGGGGcctggtctttttttttttttcattttgttatatttttcctGTATTTTACTTCCTGTTTTTATTTAGTGGTCGTAAGATTAGGATGTGTATTGATTTGGTGGAAGCTTTGTGGTAGAAATTTTCTCACGAAGCTTTCCTCAGGTGCAAAGTGTAAAATAGATTCCTTTCCTGTAGCCGCTGCATGGTCGTTTATTAGTTATCACTTTATGTAAACTTCAAAGCTCATTGCACCATTTTGGTGAATTTTAGATTTGATCATGGATGATGTgaatcttttttctattttgatgtTTGTTTCTGTGGGTTGattttaagctcaaattaaCTACTACTCataaactattttatatatatatatatatatatatatatatagagagagagagagagagagagagagagagagagagagagagagagctaggctggtatactatcggtatcacagaggcctccgtactaccaatttgttttcagtgatgcggcttccaaatcgacgatcggctccgttagacttgatctaaaggtttcaaaattgacaattttaatggtcgatgtgatcCGTTTGTGAATTTtacagtgtaaaacaattcaaatctgatgaaatttttatagaaaatttttttcaatatttagagtaagatcagtagctctaatcttaaattcaaagtattttttcaaactaaaataaatcatcttgtatataaaaatatattcctacaaaattatggatcaaactctaactttcaattacataaataattttcatataCTGAATAACGTATTGTACGACATCTTATCCTCACATCCAAATATGGTTttgcgaaaaaaaagaaaaaaaaaaaaagaaaaaaaaaaaagaagctcctATTTGTTGGAGATTAGAATTATGTCGTCAAGTTATGGCCCATTTCGAAATTTATGACCATAACAAATTGGACACGAGAGTTGGACCCAGCCACCTAAAATTTAACAGGTTCCAAATAATCATCCAAAAAGAAACCGACTATTTCTAGCataagtgataaaaaatttagtggtCGGTAccaatttaaaatctaattactttatattttcagataagtttatttttttaaaaaataaataaaacagatagTATGCTGCGTTtctcgaaaaaagaaaaaaaaaatcatccaaaaaggaaagagagtatataaaataataagttaGCAGAGAAGACCCGATTCCCTTAGTTTTGACGCCAAGAAAAGTAGAAATCCATGAATCGATTCGATCACTCTGTCTCATTTTGGTTCCCCTCCCTCTTCAATCGTTTCTTTTACACAACCAACATATTACTACCCCTCTCCTCCCCTTCTCCGTATCTTATATATCACTGGGCTTTGGATAGAGATCAAAAAATAGCTCGTGTCCATAGCTCTGGAACCAGGGGAGGTAAAAAAGAGCTGTGAAATGGATTCAAACAGTAAGTTTGATCAGATGTTATTGTTTATGCCCACAAACTGGGTAATGGGTTTTTGGTATTTTGATGTGTTTTGTTGTTTTGATTGATTCTAAAGGGTTTTTTGAGGGTGTATTGCCTTGTTATTAGATGTGGGCTGTGTTGCTTGATATTGGGTGCGTTAGCTTGTTCATTTGGTTATTTGTTGCCACAGGCTTTTAACAGGGtggttttttattaaaaaaaaatatattttatggaCCTTCAATGCAAAGTAGCTGCTGCATCTGTGGAACATCCTTTATGCTGATATCTATTTTGTTGGTGTAATAACTTTATGCATAGGATTGTTGGAAGTGTATCCTCAAGTAAAGGTGAGAGCTGAAGAAGCCCCACTTCCTGTTGGATTATTTGAAGAGCCAACATCAATTATACCAAGAGCCATTGAATCTCTTTCTTTAGAAGGTCATTCATCCTCAAGAACTCAAGCAAAATGTggtaaattcttttttttttttttttaatcactaCAAGCCCATCACAAATCACTAGTGTTATGTTTACTAGACACAAACTTCATTTCTATCCAAGTTTTATATGTGCATCTTTCCAAAGATGCAACCTTCTTTTCCAATGTTGCTTTTATTTAACTGTAGTTAGAAGGGCAATTCTGCATAGGTTTTTAAAGCATTTCTTTGTCTTTGTTTTCTTAAGATCTCCATTTGCTGCCAAAGATTATTGTGCCTAGATTtgcttcttgttctttttttctgaagttgaaaaaaaagaaatgtaacGCAAGCATTTTGCGATGaacaaactatttttttctgCGTTGAAAACAAGTGCTTTGGTTACTGGTTAGTATCTCCTAAGGaataaaccaatcaaatttttttttttataagagtgTTTAATGGATGGATCTTCTGTTATAAAGTTACTGAATGATCTCCTAAACTTGTCATCTACCCTGACCAAGGTTGTTTCTTAATCTTTCAGGAACGAATTCTGAGAATAACCCTCCTTTAAGATATGAAAAGTCTCTCCTGAAGAGTTTCCCCCAGTCTTTTAACTCAACATTTATAGGTTAAGTGGTTAGATAAATTAGaagtttaatttcaattttagagAGATTTTATTCATATGTAAGCtctttaaatcaaaaaattgcagTGATTGCTTCCAGACCAGTTGGCGAAAATACGGGAACCAATGCCAAAGTTAGTTTTATATCGCGGCCTCGAGCTGTGCTGTCAAGTCCAGGTAATTTCTTGTTTCatcaaaaaaagattaaaaaaaaatttgagaactagTTGGATCAATTTTCTGCTTCTGTTTTATATGTCTGAGTACTTTCAATAATTCTGGAGTGATGGGGAAATTTTATAACTTAGTCTCAAGCCATGTTGAGATTTTCATTATGATGGTTCTCTTGGGTTACTTTTTACTGCGAGTAAACATCATGTCTCATTTCATTCATTATGTATGATCACCAATATTCTCTACTTGTATTTCATTTCTACGTCGCTGGAGCTAACATAAAACGAATCACTCACAGATAACGATGATTTAATTGGAAACCAGAATCGAAAACATGAAGGAAAGAGTCCGCATTCAAAGAAACAGAGCACCAACCAACACTTGCGAAACCAAGAGAAGCTCAATCACAAGAATACTAGAGTTCAAAAGCCTCCCAGCAGAGCAAATCCCATAGCCAAGGGCGGTAACGGCATCAAGAAGAAGGATAACTTGTTGACAAAATAACTttgctaaagagagagagattctgaAAGAGGATAAGAAAACTTGATTGGTGTGCAGCACGAATTTGATATTCCGTGAACTCACCTGCTTCTTTCTAAGGTTGTGTTCTTTTGTATAGAGCTTTTGGGCTTTTTGTTTACTTCTCTTGAATCTGCATTTGAGGAAGTTCAAGACATTTGTTGTTTAACCACTTTTTCCTTGTGTGGTTATCAACTTACTATTGTGGCAATAAGGCATTTACTTTTGTGAATTATATTATCCAAGTAATGTGGTGCTCTGCATGTGCACTTCTGCTTCAGTCTGCACACAAGGTTCTTTTAATTATGCTAAATATTCCCAGAAATAAATGCCAGAAAATTGCCTGTGTTGTTTATTGTTTCTCAACAAAATTTTCCCATAACATGTTCATTTGTGAATACATTTTAGAACAAGAACACACCTAATGTATTAATGTGATAAAAACCATAATACCATTTGAAGCATGCCAAGAAACATCTTCCCTATTACACATCAGGAAACACAACATAGCGTAAAATGCAGGAAAGTGTTATAGATCTAGGCCAAAAACTTTGTTCAAGTATCGgataaataaatttcaaaagttgCATTGAATCATCATCATATGTTCTTCTTCTTACTAGCTTAGAAAGACAATCAGAAAAGGATAACCAAGATAAATGCTCCTTCGCACCTTCACTGCCAATATGGTATGCTTAACTTGCCGCAACAGCAGCTCCTTTTTTACTTGAAGCAGCCTGGGTTCCTGAAAGGAAGGGTAAAAGAAAAGCAATAAACATCACAAACTGCCTTCATGTGAGAAGGTAACAAAACAGGAAACTAAAAACATTGTCCAAACAACAAAGAAATCACACTAATTCTTTCTTGAACAA includes the following:
- the LOC109727441 gene encoding uncharacterized protein LOC109727441: MKPSGGGGGGGGGYLQHRAPEVPFHLLEITVISAQDLHPWSRRVRAYAAAWVRPDEKLHTQVDRSGHTNPTWNDKFVFRVDGAFLRSDTSAVTVSIHASRPRLAPRPDPVLGVVRVLLCSFLPRRVAALQVRRPASLRPQGILNVAVALLDPYILSMPLSRAPPAFVLKDLPMAAPRPRPVNRSGKRIDEEEEDDDDEGFEQDPEKGALMVDRSGPLEERRSAEMRERRELESKIEKWKTELSPEHDAAERKSRSRSRRSSCFCGGPDWER
- the LOC109727697 gene encoding uncharacterized protein LOC109727697 isoform X6, translated to MDSNSIGLLEVYPQVKVRAEEAPLPVGLFEEPTSIIPRAIESLSLEGHSSSRTQAKCGTNSENNPPLRYEKSLLKSFPQSFNSTFIVIASRPVGENTGTNAKVSFISRPRAVLSSPESKT
- the LOC109727697 gene encoding uncharacterized protein LOC109727697 isoform X4, with protein sequence MDSNSIGLLEVYPQVKVRAEEAPLPVGLFEEPTSIIPRAIESLSLEGHSSSRTQAKCGTNSENNPPLRYEKSLLKSFPQSFNSTFIDQLAKIREPMPKLVLYRGLELCCQVQNRKHEGKSPHSKKQSTNQHLRNQEKLNHKNTRVQKPPSRANPIAKGGNGIKKKDNLLTK
- the LOC109727697 gene encoding uncharacterized protein LOC109727697 isoform X3; the encoded protein is MDSNSIGLLEVYPQVKVRAEEAPLPVGLFEEPTSIIPRAIESLSLEGTNSENNPPLRYEKSLLKSFPQSFNSTFIVIASRPVGENTGTNAKVSFISRPRAVLSSPDNDDLIGNQNRKHEGKSPHSKKQSTNQHLRNQEKLNHKNTRVQKPPSRANPIAKGGNGIKKKDNLLTK
- the LOC109727697 gene encoding uncharacterized protein LOC109727697 isoform X1; protein product: MDSNSIGLLEVYPQVKVRAEEAPLPVGLFEEPTSIIPRAIESLSLEGHSSSRTQAKCGTNSENNPPLRYEKSLLKSFPQSFNSTFIVIASRPVGENTGTNAKVSFISRPRAVLSSPDNDDLIGNQNRKHEGKSPHSKKQSTNQHLRNQEKLNHKNTRVQKPPSRANPIAKGGNGIKKKDNLLTK
- the LOC109727697 gene encoding uncharacterized protein LOC109727697 isoform X2, with the translated sequence MDSNRLLEVYPQVKVRAEEAPLPVGLFEEPTSIIPRAIESLSLEGHSSSRTQAKCGTNSENNPPLRYEKSLLKSFPQSFNSTFIVIASRPVGENTGTNAKVSFISRPRAVLSSPDNDDLIGNQNRKHEGKSPHSKKQSTNQHLRNQEKLNHKNTRVQKPPSRANPIAKGGNGIKKKDNLLTK
- the LOC109727697 gene encoding uncharacterized protein LOC109727697 isoform X5 — translated: MDSNSIGLLEVYPQVKVRAEEAPLPVGLFEEPTSIIPRAIESLSLEGHSSSRTQAKCVIASRPVGENTGTNAKVSFISRPRAVLSSPDNDDLIGNQNRKHEGKSPHSKKQSTNQHLRNQEKLNHKNTRVQKPPSRANPIAKGGNGIKKKDNLLTK